Proteins from a single region of Bacillota bacterium:
- a CDS encoding prepilin peptidase, with translation VKMFWVIYGAYFGAFVGSFLACAAYRLPRRIPLGGYSRCDACGTPVGFWVYLPVLNYLLLRGRCRACGSRIPLRYWLAEVAGAGIGAVVGSYLVFGIG, from the coding sequence AGGTAAAAATGTTCTGGGTAATTTACGGTGCTTATTTTGGGGCTTTTGTTGGCAGCTTCCTGGCCTGTGCCGCCTACAGGCTACCACGGAGGATCCCCCTCGGTGGGTACTCCCGGTGCGACGCCTGTGGGACTCCGGTGGGGTTCTGGGTCTACCTGCCAGTGCTTAACTATCTTCTCCTGCGGGGCAGATGCCGGGCATGTGGGAGCCGGATTCCGCTCAGGTACTGGCTGGCGGAGGTGGCAGGGGCGGGTATTGGTGCGGTGGTGGGATCTTACCTAGTCTTCGGCATTGGGTAG